The region CGACACTTAATACAAATATCAAAAAATATCACTATATCTTAAGTCAACTCATTCACGATATCTATCATGAAACCAAAGAGGAGAGTATCATCGCCAAATACCGTAGCCAAGCACAAGGGGCAGAGGCTCTCGATAAGCTTACTGACAAACTTTATCGAGACGATCAGCTAGACTTAATGATGGTGGAGCGCTTAGCGAAAAAGATACCGCTATACGCTAAGCATAGTCATATTCCTGTAGAAAAAGATCTGGAACCGCATCTCATTTCACTCTACATGCACCACTACGTTGATACCAAAGATGAAATCTACTTACTGGTAGGTACAGAAAAGGGTACGTTTCCCATTCAAAACGAGGCGTGGTACAATCTCAAAAAAATTCAGGCAACGCAGGAGAAAAATCTCTGGCAAGGGGTAGAATCGCAAAAAGACGATTGACAAAAGTAGCAAAAAATCGCAATATAATTAGTATGAAAGAAATTCACTATTCACCTAAAAAAGAGAGCGTCATTGGTAAGCACTCGCATATTGTTGGTAAGCTACGCTTTGCGCACGGGATGCGCATTCAAGGACAATTCGATGGGGAGATCGTTGCAGGTGGCGATCTCATCATCGAAGAGTCTAGCCAAGTGAAGGCGAACATCAATCTCAAAAATCTCCAACTCGACGGCAAACTCACAGGAAATGCCATTGTCGATCAGAGCGTGCATATCAGTCAAGAAGCGCAACTCGAAGGCGATATTCTCACGCGCGCTATCAGCATCGCCCAAGGAGCTAAACTCAAAGGGAAAATTCACATGATGAGTAGCAATGAAGTTGTCGATATCTTTTCGGCCAAACCCGAACAACTCAAAAAATCGCTTCTCAAACAGTAATCATTCTTATTTTCAGCCAAAACTAGACAAGGGGTCTGCCATGAATATCCTAACCGACTTTGCTCGCTTTATCAACAGCGATCGCTATCAATACACCGAGAGCGAAGTCTATCTAGCCAACCAGATGCACCAACAGGCGAGCATCTTTAATTACTTTTTTCGTAAAACCGAAGATAGCAATTTTGCCGTAGTCGTTGGCACCGAAAGCGCCCTGTCGCTGGTTAATATGATTAATCACACGAAAAAAGACGTTAAGGCTGGATACTTTCAGAAGCTGGGCTTAAGCGCGGATCTCCAAGAGTATCTCATGGAGGCGCAGTTTAATGGTGATATCTACGCCATGCGTGAGGGCGAACTCTCCTTTGCTGGGGAGCCTGTTCTTACGCTATTGGGCGATCTGGTGTTGGCAAAAATCATCGAGACCCCGCTACTCAACAGCTTTAACTACCAGATGACCATCGCTAGTAAGGCTAGCCGTATCACCCGATCGGCTGGGGAGATTCCTGTCTTAGCCTTTGGCCCGCGTCGCGCGCATGGCTTTGATGCCTCGGTGTTGGGAACAAAAGCAGCACTCATTGGTGGCTGTGCCATGCACTCGGCGATGGCAACCGAATACTTTTACGGTGCGCCCTCTATCGGCTCGATGTCGCACTCGTATATCCAGAGTTTTGGCGTAGGCAAAGAGGCGGAGTATCTCGCCTTTAAAACCTTCGCCAATCAGATGCAACGTGTCGGCGCGCCGTCGATCTATTTTCTTATCGATACTTACGACACGCTTAAGTCAGGGTTAATGAATGCCATCAAAATTTTTCAAGAGATAGCAATAGAGCACAACGAAAAACTCACCTACGGCATTCGCCTAGACTCAGGCGACTTGGCCTACTTTAGCAAGATGTGCCGAAAGGAGCTCGATCTAGCAGGCTTACATCGAGCAAAAATCTTGCTTACCAATAGCCTTAATGAACACCTCATCAGCGAGCTAAAGCAACAAGGCGCGCCCTTTGACCTCATTGGCGTAGGCGATAGCATCGCAACCAGTAAGGATAATCCCTGCTTTGGTGGTGTCTACAAGCTGGTGGAGATGGAAGGAAAACCCGTTATCAAGCTCTCCAACGATAGCATTAAGATAAGCACACCCTATCACAAAGATGTCTATCGTATTTATCAGCAAGGCGAGGCAAAAGCCGATCTTATCACCATGGCAAACGGCGATAGCGATCGCGACCTCTTACTAGCTGGTAAGGAAATTACCATTATATCTGAAGAAGATCGCCTCAAGGCGACCACCTTTCTAGCCGGTAGTTATGAGGTTGAACGACTCACCCAGCCCATGATGATCAATGGCGAATTAACCGAACTAGGTAGACAACAGAGCAACCTCACCGCAAGCCGAGCGTACTATCAACAACGCCTTACCACCTTTAGTAGCGAACGTAAGCGTCTAGTCAATCCGCATCACTATAAAGTCAACCTATCCACACCGCTCTATGAAGAGAAGTATCGCCTGATTAGAGAACTTAACGAGGAGATTCACCGCTAATGCATCATCAAGAGAAGCCCCGCAAAAAACCCCGTACCAATCTTATCGCATTCCTCATCCTCTTCGTGAGCATAGGTGCTATCGCCCTTGTCGTCTACTACAATCCCATCGACCGCACGCGTAGTAGTGGCATCACCATTCTTGGCGAGTATGACTATATCCGAGAAGCACAAAATGGCGATCCCAACTACTACCAAGTCGAGATCCATCCCAGTGCCTTCGGCTACGCGCGCGCTACCCGCACCAGCAAAGCCGCCACCGCCGATCTTGCCATCCGCCTAGGCTACACCGATGTGGCTATCCTCAAGATAAAACGTACCAAGAACCAAGATAAATCCCCGCGCATCATCGTACACACCTACCTCTACAATGCCCGCACCACACCCAATATCCCCAAAGCAAAACAGAAATTCTCCGCCTATCCCACACGAGAGAAAGAACCTCACCCCATCTTCCTCGAAAACCTCCTAGAGAATCGCGCCGATACGCCTTAGCTCTTGCACAAATTGTCAAAATTATGTAATATAGGAGCTATGGCAATTCCAATTTATCAAGATGAACAATCGCAACTAAAATACCAAATCATTATTGGTTTGGAGACCCACGTGCAAGTGTTAAGCAAGACCAAAGCATTTTGCGCTTGTGAAAATAGTTACGGCGGTATCCCCAATAGCCGTACCTGCCCCATCTGTCTGGCGCTACCTGGTGCCATGCCCGAGGTAAATCAGCGTCTCTTTGAGGCCGCCGCGCTTTGTGGGCTCACCTTTGGAAGCACTATCACCATGGAGAACACCTTCGCCCGTAAGAGTTACACCTATCCAGACCTTCCCAAAGGCTATCAAATCACCCAAATCAACGCTATCTGTAAGGGCGGTTCTATCAAGATAAAACATCAAGGCGAGGTTAAAGAGATTGCCCTTGTTCAGCTCCATATGGAAGAAGACGTGGGGAAAAATCTACAAATTGCCGACGAACAGACCGATTATTACGATTATAATCGTGCGGGTACGCCATTACTCGAAATCGTCTCTACCCCCACCATGCACAGTCCCGAGGAGGCAAGCACCTACCTCATGACCTTACGTGAAATCGTGCGCTTCTTGGGCATTAGCGACGGCGAAATGGAGAGTGGCTCTTTGCGCTGTGATGCCAATGTCAACCTTAAAATCGAGACCGACAAAGGCTGGATTGCCACACCGATCTCCGAAGTAAAAAATATGAATAGCTTTCGCGCCCTACGCCGTGCCATCGAATTTGAAGCATCGCGCCAACTTGCCCTCTGGCAAACCGATGGCATTACCCTTAATGACCCCAAAGCGATCAAAACCACCCGTCGTTGGGATGATGCCTCGGGGACAACCATCTTTATGCGCAACAAGGGCGTTTTAGATGACTATCGCTTTAACCAAGAGCCAGACATTCCTACCGTGCTCCTTAATGAGGCGTGGTTAGAACAATTACGCCAGAAGCTAGAGCCTACCCCCATGGAGTATCGTGAAGAGCTGATCCAAACATTTGGACTCACCGAAGAGGATGCCTACACCATCACCAGCTCTAAAGAACTTCTGCACTACTATCTTGAGGCAGCCAAAGGTGCGATTAGCCCCAAAAAGGTCGCCAATCGTCTCTTGAGCGAGCTACTGGCGGTGATCAAAGAGAAAAATATCTCGATTAGCCAGAGTCCTATCAAACCCAACCAGTTACGCGAGCTGTGTGATTTGGTGGAGCAGGCAACCATCACCGGTAAGCAGAGTAAGAGCGTCTTTACCCAGATGCTTGCTACGGGCGAAGATGCCAAGGATCTCGTACAAAAGCTCGATCTCAAACAGCTTGACGATCCCAATACCATCGCCCAATGGGTGCAAGAAGTGCTTGCTGAGTTCCCCAAAGCGGTAGAAGATTACCATCAAGGTACCGATCACGCGCTCAAGTTTATGCTCGGTCAACTCATGAAGAAGAGCGCAGGTAAAGCCAAAGCAGAGACCGCGCGCGAGCTCTTTTTGCAAGCATTGGGCCCTATCAAAAATCCTAGGAGATAATTTTTATGCAACTTTCCCCCACCACCTTCCCCTACGTTATTGGCTACCACGGCGAGACGGCGATTATCGACAAGAAATTACGTCGCCTCTGTCATAATAAAGATTTTGCCAAACTCGTTGCTGAGGGCTATCTTAAAGTTGCCTTCTGTCAGGCGCTCTTCCAAGGCGAAGAGGCACTTCAACAGGTTACGGATCTCTACAATGCTACCAGTCATGCGCACTACGACATCGATGCGATGAAGCGTCTGCTGGGTGTCTTTGAAATCACGCAAGCCAAAAAGATTAGCTACATCTAATCGCCCAATATCTCTTAATCATGACTTAAAGTGAGGTTTTTATGGCCTATTACCCCTTTGCTGACATCGAAAAGAAGTGGCAAGACCACTGGCAACGTAATCAGACCTTCAAGGTTACCGAAGATCCTGCCTACCCCAAAGAGAAGCGCGCCTATGTGCTGGATATGTTTCCCTATCCTAGTGGCAATGGTCTACACGTAGGGCATCCCGAGGGTTACACCGCGACCGATATTTATGTGCGTTTTTTGCGTGCCAAGGGATACAATGTCTTACACCCCATGGGCTTTGATAGCTTTGGCTTGCCCGCAGAGAATTATGCTATCAAGACTGGAACGCACCCCAAAACCACCACCGAAGCCAACATCGCAACCTTTCGTAAACAGATTGAGCGCCTTGGCTTTAGCTACGACTGGTCACGCGAGGTGCAAACACACGATGTCGATTACTATCGTTGGACGCAATGGATCTTCCTCCAACTCTACAAAAAAGGACTCGCCTACGAGGATTTCGCCCCCATCAACTGGTGTCCCTCCTGTCGCATTGGCTTGGCAAACGAAGAGGTAACCAACAACAATCGCTGTGATCGTTGTGATACGCCTGTGGTACGTAAGGATTTGCGTCAGTGGAAATTCAAAATCACTGCCTACGCCGAAGAGCTTCTTGCCGATCTCGATAGCCTTGATTGGCCCGAGGCCGTAAAAGCAATGCAACGCAACTGGATTGGCAAGAGCGATGGCGCGGAAATTCACCTACCTGTGGCAGGGCATCCCGAAAAAATCATCACGGTCTATACCACCCGCCCGGAGACCTTCTACGGCGCTACCTATGTTGTTCTTGCCCCAGAACACCCCCTAGTTGCCACTATCACCAGTGATGCGCAACGCTCTGCGGTACAAGCCTATCAACTTGAGGCTGCCAGCAAGAGCGACCTAGAGCGTGCCGAACTTGCCAAGACCAAAAGCGGTGTCTTCACTGGTAGTTACGCGATCCACCCGCTCACCAAGGAGGAGATTCCGATCTGGATTGGTGATTATGTCTTAACCAGCTACGGAAGCGGTGCGGTGATGGCCGTGCCTGCCCACGATCAACGCGATTACGACTTTGCCAAGCTCTACAATCTCCCGATTAAGGCTGTTATCCAAGCAAAATCTGGCGAAGACACGCTCGACAAAGAGGCAATGGTCGGCGATGGCATCACCTTTGATAGCGGAGAGTGGTCGAATCTCGATGTCGCTGCTGCTAAAATCAAAGCCATCGAGGTGCTTGAGCAGAAAAAAGTTGCTAACCGTAAGGTCAACTATAAACTCCGCGACTGGATCTTCAGCCGTCAACGTTACTGGGGTGAACCGATGCCCATCGTTCACTGTCCAAGTTGTGGCATTGTCCCGCTAAGCGAAGACGACCTTCCCCTAGAGTTGCCCAAAGTTGAGAGTTATCAGCCCAGCGACACCGGTGAATCGCCTCTTGCTACGATTACTGATTGGGTTGAAACCACTTGTCCCAAGTGTAAAGGCGATTCCAAGCGCGAGACTAATACCATGCCTCAATGGGCGGGAAGCTGTTGGTACTACCTTCGCTACATCGACCCCACGAACCCTAATGAGTTTGTCAGCAAGGATAAAGAGCAGTATTGGATGCCTGTCGACCTCTATGTTGGGGGAATGGAACATGCGGTACTCCACCTACTCTATGCGCGATTTTGGCATAAAGTCTTGTATGATCTAGGCTTAGTCTCCACCAAAGAGCCTTTCCAGCGCTTGGTTAACCAAGGCATGATTCTAGGTGAAAATAATGAAAAGATGAGCAAGAGCCGTGGGAATGTGGTTAATCCCGATGACATGATCGACCAATTTGGTGCCGACACCTTGCGCATCTACGAGATGTTTATGGGACCATTGCAAGCCACCAAACCGTGGAACACACAAGGGATGGTGGGCGTGCATCGCTTCTTGAGCAAAGTCTACGACTATGCACACTTTCCGCAAGACAACAACGAACCACCGCTCGCGTTGCAAAAAATTCTCCATAAAACCATCAAAAAGGTAACCGAAGATACCCAAAATCTCGAGTTTAACACCGCTGTGGCACAGATGATGGTCTTTATGAACGAAGTAATGCCGACAAAAACCTGTTACCGTAAGCTATGGAAACCCTTCCTTCTCCTCCTCGCGCCATACGCCCCGCACCTTGCTGAAGAGTTGTATCTGCCCTTTATCAACAACGCGAAGACACTAAGCTTTGAGCCTTGGCCTAGTTACATCGAGGCGCTTACCATTGACGACGAGGTAACCCTAGGGGTGCAAGTCAACGGGAAATTACGCGCCGAGATTACCGTTGCTAAAGATATCAACAAAGAAGAGCTTGAACAACGTGCCTTGGCGTTACCGCGCATTATCGAGCTCACGCAAAATGCGACGATCAAAAAGGTTATCGCCATTCCGGGGAAAATTGTCAACATTATTCTTGGGTAGAGAGATAAGCCTTGCAGTAAATAATCAGAGCGCCTATTGGCGCTCTTTTACTTTATAAAATGCTAGCACTCTTCCAAATGAAAGAGCGCGCGGGTAAAGAGGGCATCAGCGATCTCTTTGCTCTTTAGCTCTTGAATAATCGCATGGGTAAAGTGCGCGGTGGTACCGGGGCCACGACTGGTGATGACCTTGCCATCGATGACCACGGGCGCTTCGATGTAGTACTTTTTATCCGCCAAGAGATCGCGCTGGCTAGGCGTACAAGTAAAGGTTTTTTCGGCGAAAAAATTGGTTTTTGGCATCACGATAGCAGGACTAGCGCAGATTGCCCCAACGATTTTTCCTTGTGCGTGCGCGTCATTTAAAAGACGAATCACCGCTAAATTCTCCGCCAAATGCTTGGTGCCGGGCATACCCCCCGGAACAATCACGCCCAAGAGATCGGCAACTTGCACCTCGCTAAGATGCATATCAGCTTGTACCGTAATATCGTGTGCACCCTTCACCAAGAGATCCTCACTGATACTCACCAACTTGGTAACAATCTCGGCCCGACGCAAAAAGTCGCATGGCAATAACGCCTCGACCTCTTCAAATCCTTCTGCTAATAAAATGGCAACATACTTCATTATTTTCTCCTAAGCATTGATTTTTTTTGCTTTCAAGATTATTATAACATAGATTGCGAAAAAATCCTACTTTTTTCGCACCAAAGGAGTTTATTCTATGACCTATTGTCGACGTTGTCGGGTCGTTATTCAAGAAGAGAGTAAAGATCGTTGCCCCTTGTGCCACCAGCCATTGCTCCATCCCGAGGATAACGAGCGCCCCGAAGATGTCTTTAGCCATTGGCGAGAGCTAAACAAAGCCCACGAACACGCCTCCTTTTGGTACGTGCCTGCGCCGGTCTCTACGGCGAAAATCTTCAACTTTATCCTAGACTTCCTGATGCTTGCCCTCTTTAGCGCCATGATTATTGTCGCAACAGTCAGCGTCTATCAGCTCAATCGCTTTGGGGAGAGTCGCCTTGCCATCTACCTGCCTTCTATTGCGCTCTTTTACAGCATCATTATCTTACTCATTGTCCGTTTATATCGATTTAGTTTAGGCGCACAATGGCTTCTACTTATCAACACCACGCTCTTTCTCTTTGCCATCGACTTACGCGATGAGACTATCAAGTGGGCTTTTTCCCGTGGATTTGTGATTATTATGGGCGGGATTAGCCCCTTAATTTTACTACAAATGCTCTGGCGCTATCTACGCATTAAAGGCCTCAATATCATCGGTTTTAGCTTCTTTGCCATCTCTATCTCGTTGATAAGCCTAGACATTGGCATTTCCGGTGGAGGCAGACCACAGGGGTGGTCGCTCTTTACCTTCAGTAGCCTGCTCTTTCTTGCGATGATCTTTATCTATCTCCATTACTTCGCGAAAATTCGCGTCAATTTCGATCCGATTATCAAAGCCCAGCGTAAACGCGAGGATCTGCATCATGAACGATAAACGCCTCAACACCTACGAACTAGACAACGTCGCTCTCATCTATCAAGCCCTCGTCTCCAAAAAAGAGAGCCACTTCTTCCGTCTCTCCCTCAACCTACAGAAGCCCGTTGTGATCGATATCCTGCAACAAGCGCTCCTCAATATTCTCCCACGCTTTCCCATCTTTCGTACCAGCCTAAAACGTGGTATCTTCTGGAATTATTTAGAAGAGAACTTTCACTACCCCACCATCATCCGCGACACCGAAATCGCCATGGGGCACGACATCACACAAGCACACGCCTATCCCTTTCGTGTACTCGTCTACCACCAACGCATCTCTTTAGAGACAACACATTTAATTGTTGACGGTAAAGCTGCCACCCAATTCTTGCAGTCGCTCTTCTGCGAATACGCCTATCTTTTAGGTGTAGAAATTCCCGATAATGATGCGATTATTCGCCCCGAAACACCCTTGCAAAGCGAAGAGTTACATGATGCTTACAAAAATTTACTACTACAAAAAGCACTTCCCAAACCCAAAAAACGCATGGGCGAAGCCTTTTACGAACCTCAACGCAATCGACGCCCCTTCGGCGTAGAGGTCGTGAGCTTTCGTCTCCCACTCGATCAAACCCTCCAACTAGCCAAGCAACATAAAGTAAGTCTAACCACGCTACTCACGGCATTTTACCTCACGGCGTATCAAGATCGGATGTTTTTACTCCCACCCAAACGTAAATTTCGTCGCCCGTTGCGCATCAATAATCCGGTTGATCTACGCCAATTCTTTCCCAGTAAAAGCTTGCGCAACTTCATCGGCTTCATCTCACACGAGATCGATCCACGATTAGGGCTCTTCACTTTTGAAGAGATCCTCGCCCAAGTCCATCACACGATGAAAAAAGAGCTTCTGGATAAGCACTTTCAACCCTTTATTGGGCAAAATCTACGTAGCGAAAGCATTCCACTACTCGCCGTCATTCCGCTCTTCATGAAGCGAATGGTGCTCAAGCGCATTCACGCCCAAAATATGCGTCAAGAGAGCTCCGTACTCTCTAACCTAGGCGCATTCTCCCTCCCCGAAGAAGTTGCCTCGATGGTCAAAGATGTCGAATTCATTCCCGCGCCAAAGTATATCAATAAGCGCGACTGTTCCGTAATTAGCTTTAAAAATACCCTCATTCTCTCCATTAGCCGTACCTGCAAGCATAACCAGCTTGAACAATTTCTCTACGAAAGACTCATTGAAGCGGGTCTCACCCCAAAATTGAGCACCTATCATGGGTATGAACAAGGGGAACATTGAAACTAGAACGCAGTTCACAGCTAAGCATAACTGGCTTGAACAATTTCTCTACGAAAGACTCATTGAAGCGGGTCTCACCTCAAAATTGAGCACCTATCATGGGTATGAACAAGGGGAACATTGAAACTAGAACGCAGTTTAAAGCTTTTGACGCCCTCTCATGCTATGAATGAGACTCTGTTTATCGGCAAACTCCAGTTGAGCCCCCGCGCTCAAGCCACTGGCGATACGACTAACCACAACGTCAAAATGAGCCAGCCATTGCTCCAAATAATGCGCGGTCGCATCACCCTCTAAGGTAAAGCTGGTAGCGAGAATGACCTCTTTAATTGCGCCAGATTCTAATCGAGACTTTAGACTCTCTAAGCGTAACTGCTCGGGAGTAATCCCACTCATCGGCGAAATCGCCCCGCCCAACACGTGGTAGAGTCCCCCAAAGCCCCCCGAAGCCTCCAGATTCATCGCATCACTGGCGCGCTCTACCACACAGAGAAGCTCTGGTTGCAGGCGTTGACGATCGCAATACTGGCAACTCTGCATCTCCTGCGAATAACAGGCACAAATCGGACAGAGATAAACCGAATTCGCCAGATGATGTAACTGCTCCTCAAGGAGCGCCCGAAGTTCAGGCTCTTCTAGTAAAAAATAGGCCATACGCTTCGCGCTCTTACTGCCAACCCCCGGTAGACGACTCAATGTCATGGTGAGATCGATAATCGAATGCATCAATCCTGACCGCGCTTCTGTCGTTGCTGGGTTACATAAAAGTCCGACCCCTTAAAGATAATCCCCGCCCCACCAATGATCCGCTTAACCAAATGGCTTTGGCACTTGGGACAAACACCACCACTGGGCGCATCCATCGATTGAAAGAGTTCAAATTGCTCGGCACACTCTTCACAACGATAATCATAATAAGGCATTTCGCACCTCCTTCATCAATTTATATCAAACTAAAATTGCGCTTTAAAGATACCGTCAAACTCTGCGGAAAAATCCTCAATCATCGGTTGACGAAAGCGTAACGCTGCACGACGAATCCAAGGTGAAGTGCTCGATTGTAACCGTAGCCCATTCCATAAAATCTTACTGACATCCGACTTCTCATAAGCATAAAGGCTCGCTGCCAAGAAGAAGATCGTGCGATAAAAGTCTACATTATCGATATATATCTGCATCGAGGGATAGCGTTTCGCTTGCACCAAGAGATCCTCTAATGTGGAAAAGCGATAGCTAGGATCATACACCATTAATTGATTGACCAAAACCCCCACCTTCAAAATCGTGCTATACGTAAAGAGTTCTACCGCGCGACCATACCCCACATAAGTATCGTGATTGTAGGCGTAGAGGGCGAGCATCTCTACCGCGATATCGTGGTGAAGCCCCTGCCAACGATAGAGCTCTGCCACCCGATCGATACCCTCTTTGAGCATGATTTGGCGCGCTTGACGCATCTGTCCGGTAAGGGTTTGACGAAAGGCAATCGCCTCGTCGTCATAAGGCAAGCCAAAAATCACATCTTCTAACTGTTGCTCCATCGCAGGATAATCCTGCATACGGTAATACAAATTTGCCAACGCTAAGCCATAATCAGCGCGCTCCTCTGCAGTATACGCATAGAGTAGAGCATTCTTCAGCGATCGCTCAGCAAGTAGGGGAAGCCCCTCTTTCATATAGATAAGACCAATGAGATATTCCGCCTCACTATGTTGCCCCAGCTCTTGACGGATGCGCTCAGCATACTGCAAAGCACTGGCAAGATCACCTTGCTCAAACGACGCCCAAGCCAAGCTCATCACAATGCGTGCATCCATCCCCGCGGTATCAATAACGCTACCCCTAGAGGTTGGCATCTGACCAAAACGCTCTCGCTCTTGGGCAATCGAGCTTTGGGTCTGTGCCGATATCTGGACGGCGATTCCTATCATTAATATGCCAAAGATTACTCTCTTCACACTTACTCTCCTACGTCTTCTCTATTATCGGTCTAAAGGGAAGATTTATTTACTCCCTCTTTTTTTGCGTAAACGAAAAATATCCTTAATCATATCCATTT is a window of Entomospira culicis DNA encoding:
- the leuS gene encoding leucine--tRNA ligase; the protein is MAYYPFADIEKKWQDHWQRNQTFKVTEDPAYPKEKRAYVLDMFPYPSGNGLHVGHPEGYTATDIYVRFLRAKGYNVLHPMGFDSFGLPAENYAIKTGTHPKTTTEANIATFRKQIERLGFSYDWSREVQTHDVDYYRWTQWIFLQLYKKGLAYEDFAPINWCPSCRIGLANEEVTNNNRCDRCDTPVVRKDLRQWKFKITAYAEELLADLDSLDWPEAVKAMQRNWIGKSDGAEIHLPVAGHPEKIITVYTTRPETFYGATYVVLAPEHPLVATITSDAQRSAVQAYQLEAASKSDLERAELAKTKSGVFTGSYAIHPLTKEEIPIWIGDYVLTSYGSGAVMAVPAHDQRDYDFAKLYNLPIKAVIQAKSGEDTLDKEAMVGDGITFDSGEWSNLDVAAAKIKAIEVLEQKKVANRKVNYKLRDWIFSRQRYWGEPMPIVHCPSCGIVPLSEDDLPLELPKVESYQPSDTGESPLATITDWVETTCPKCKGDSKRETNTMPQWAGSCWYYLRYIDPTNPNEFVSKDKEQYWMPVDLYVGGMEHAVLHLLYARFWHKVLYDLGLVSTKEPFQRLVNQGMILGENNEKMSKSRGNVVNPDDMIDQFGADTLRIYEMFMGPLQATKPWNTQGMVGVHRFLSKVYDYAHFPQDNNEPPLALQKILHKTIKKVTEDTQNLEFNTAVAQMMVFMNEVMPTKTCYRKLWKPFLLLLAPYAPHLAEELYLPFINNAKTLSFEPWPSYIEALTIDDEVTLGVQVNGKLRAEITVAKDINKEELEQRALALPRIIELTQNATIKKVIAIPGKIVNIILG
- a CDS encoding FmdB family zinc ribbon protein; this encodes MPYYDYRCEECAEQFELFQSMDAPSGGVCPKCQSHLVKRIIGGAGIIFKGSDFYVTQQRQKRGQD
- the recR gene encoding recombination mediator RecR, producing the protein MHSIIDLTMTLSRLPGVGSKSAKRMAYFLLEEPELRALLEEQLHHLANSVYLCPICACYSQEMQSCQYCDRQRLQPELLCVVERASDAMNLEASGGFGGLYHVLGGAISPMSGITPEQLRLESLKSRLESGAIKEVILATSFTLEGDATAHYLEQWLAHFDVVVSRIASGLSAGAQLEFADKQSLIHSMRGRQKL
- a CDS encoding nicotinate phosphoribosyltransferase; amino-acid sequence: MNILTDFARFINSDRYQYTESEVYLANQMHQQASIFNYFFRKTEDSNFAVVVGTESALSLVNMINHTKKDVKAGYFQKLGLSADLQEYLMEAQFNGDIYAMREGELSFAGEPVLTLLGDLVLAKIIETPLLNSFNYQMTIASKASRITRSAGEIPVLAFGPRRAHGFDASVLGTKAALIGGCAMHSAMATEYFYGAPSIGSMSHSYIQSFGVGKEAEYLAFKTFANQMQRVGAPSIYFLIDTYDTLKSGLMNAIKIFQEIAIEHNEKLTYGIRLDSGDLAYFSKMCRKELDLAGLHRAKILLTNSLNEHLISELKQQGAPFDLIGVGDSIATSKDNPCFGGVYKLVEMEGKPVIKLSNDSIKISTPYHKDVYRIYQQGEAKADLITMANGDSDRDLLLAGKEITIISEEDRLKATTFLAGSYEVERLTQPMMINGELTELGRQQSNLTASRAYYQQRLTTFSSERKRLVNPHHYKVNLSTPLYEEKYRLIRELNEEIHR
- a CDS encoding tetratricopeptide repeat protein; translation: MKRVIFGILMIGIAVQISAQTQSSIAQERERFGQMPTSRGSVIDTAGMDARIVMSLAWASFEQGDLASALQYAERIRQELGQHSEAEYLIGLIYMKEGLPLLAERSLKNALLYAYTAEERADYGLALANLYYRMQDYPAMEQQLEDVIFGLPYDDEAIAFRQTLTGQMRQARQIMLKEGIDRVAELYRWQGLHHDIAVEMLALYAYNHDTYVGYGRAVELFTYSTILKVGVLVNQLMVYDPSYRFSTLEDLLVQAKRYPSMQIYIDNVDFYRTIFFLAASLYAYEKSDVSKILWNGLRLQSSTSPWIRRAALRFRQPMIEDFSAEFDGIFKAQF
- a CDS encoding DJ-1 family glyoxalase III is translated as MKYVAILLAEGFEEVEALLPCDFLRRAEIVTKLVSISEDLLVKGAHDITVQADMHLSEVQVADLLGVIVPGGMPGTKHLAENLAVIRLLNDAHAQGKIVGAICASPAIVMPKTNFFAEKTFTCTPSQRDLLADKKYYIEAPVVIDGKVITSRGPGTTAHFTHAIIQELKSKEIADALFTRALFHLEEC
- the gatB gene encoding Asp-tRNA(Asn)/Glu-tRNA(Gln) amidotransferase subunit GatB encodes the protein MAIPIYQDEQSQLKYQIIIGLETHVQVLSKTKAFCACENSYGGIPNSRTCPICLALPGAMPEVNQRLFEAAALCGLTFGSTITMENTFARKSYTYPDLPKGYQITQINAICKGGSIKIKHQGEVKEIALVQLHMEEDVGKNLQIADEQTDYYDYNRAGTPLLEIVSTPTMHSPEEASTYLMTLREIVRFLGISDGEMESGSLRCDANVNLKIETDKGWIATPISEVKNMNSFRALRRAIEFEASRQLALWQTDGITLNDPKAIKTTRRWDDASGTTIFMRNKGVLDDYRFNQEPDIPTVLLNEAWLEQLRQKLEPTPMEYREELIQTFGLTEEDAYTITSSKELLHYYLEAAKGAISPKKVANRLLSELLAVIKEKNISISQSPIKPNQLRELCDLVEQATITGKQSKSVFTQMLATGEDAKDLVQKLDLKQLDDPNTIAQWVQEVLAEFPKAVEDYHQGTDHALKFMLGQLMKKSAGKAKAETARELFLQALGPIKNPRR
- a CDS encoding bactofilin family protein, whose protein sequence is MKEIHYSPKKESVIGKHSHIVGKLRFAHGMRIQGQFDGEIVAGGDLIIEESSQVKANINLKNLQLDGKLTGNAIVDQSVHISQEAQLEGDILTRAISIAQGAKLKGKIHMMSSNEVVDIFSAKPEQLKKSLLKQ